The following coding sequences are from one Bradyrhizobium sp. 200 window:
- a CDS encoding twin-arginine translocation pathway signal protein, with protein sequence MTYKTQTNSRSSSTSSIAAAQINDEADEQRRKFLGMVGGAALLSTTSLPALAGDEEKEKLAAPAGEGPASGDEALRERAFKLRVAAAQANRDAPVLPHPTNGDEERYQNYIGSDTRGLPHDGRGEVDPAAFKASLKAYASGDPAQFEAIPLGGTRKQLNPIGTLAVSLEGLNPTQFSIPPAPALNSTVRAADAVELYWQSLLRDVPLTAFTNDTDNKDILAAADELNKLPGSNGPRVNGKVTPQTLFRGTALYVDKSDPSGRTGRYVIPLGTLEGPYISQFALRDAPHGAQYIPAQIRTVTPESTFLTDYDEWLTVQNGKFSGKAPKFDPTLRFVATGRDLAEYVHNNSATFWAAALLLGTGADKANPSYGGFGTSLAPNNPYLKSKTQVGASNTFALPYIQGLLPYTASRAIRTAYWHKFFIHRTLRPEAYGGLIHHRIANKADYPIHADVLNSQALARSVAKFGTHLLAHVYPEGAPIHSTYPGGASQIAAASVTILKAFYDENAVVPNPVQPDPKDPTKLIAYNGPPLTVGGELNKLAWNYGIGRDWAGIHFRSDFSSSLALGEELAISILRDERLTFREPFEGFTFTRFDGTKATV encoded by the coding sequence ATGACATATAAAACTCAAACCAACTCCCGCTCTTCCAGTACTTCGAGCATCGCCGCAGCGCAGATCAACGACGAAGCCGACGAACAGCGACGTAAATTCCTAGGTATGGTCGGCGGCGCGGCGCTGCTCTCCACGACGAGCCTTCCTGCACTCGCCGGTGACGAAGAAAAAGAAAAATTGGCGGCACCAGCCGGGGAAGGACCTGCTTCCGGTGATGAAGCGCTTCGCGAACGTGCCTTTAAGCTCCGCGTCGCCGCGGCCCAAGCCAATCGCGACGCGCCTGTCCTCCCGCATCCGACCAACGGCGATGAGGAGCGTTACCAGAACTATATCGGCTCCGACACGCGCGGCCTGCCGCACGATGGGCGCGGCGAGGTTGATCCGGCTGCATTCAAGGCGTCGCTCAAGGCTTATGCATCTGGCGACCCTGCTCAGTTCGAGGCCATTCCGCTCGGCGGCACGCGCAAACAACTCAACCCGATCGGCACACTTGCCGTCAGCCTCGAAGGCTTGAACCCAACACAATTTTCGATTCCGCCGGCGCCGGCGCTCAACAGCACGGTGCGCGCGGCGGACGCGGTCGAGCTTTACTGGCAGTCGCTGCTGCGCGACGTGCCCCTCACAGCATTCACAAACGATACCGACAACAAGGATATTCTTGCCGCCGCGGACGAGCTCAACAAGCTGCCCGGCTCCAACGGCCCCCGCGTCAACGGAAAAGTCACGCCGCAAACGCTGTTCCGCGGCACAGCGCTGTATGTCGACAAGTCCGATCCCTCGGGCCGCACCGGGCGCTATGTGATTCCGCTGGGGACGCTGGAAGGCCCATATATTTCGCAATTCGCGTTGAGAGACGCACCGCATGGCGCGCAATATATTCCGGCGCAGATTCGAACCGTCACGCCGGAAAGCACCTTCCTCACCGATTATGACGAGTGGCTCACCGTGCAGAACGGCAAGTTCTCGGGCAAGGCGCCGAAGTTCGATCCGACGCTGCGCTTCGTCGCGACGGGCCGCGATCTCGCCGAATACGTCCACAACAACTCGGCGACATTCTGGGCCGCAGCCCTCCTGCTCGGCACCGGCGCGGACAAGGCCAACCCAAGCTATGGCGGGTTCGGAACGTCCCTCGCGCCGAATAATCCCTATCTGAAGTCCAAAACCCAGGTCGGCGCCTCGAACACGTTCGCGCTGCCCTACATCCAGGGACTGTTGCCCTACACCGCGTCAAGGGCGATCCGCACCGCCTACTGGCACAAATTTTTCATTCACCGCACGCTGCGGCCCGAAGCCTATGGCGGGCTCATTCACCACCGGATCGCCAACAAAGCCGACTATCCGATACACGCGGACGTCCTCAACTCGCAGGCGCTGGCGCGTAGCGTGGCGAAGTTCGGCACGCATCTGCTTGCTCACGTCTATCCGGAAGGTGCGCCGATTCATTCGACCTATCCTGGCGGCGCCTCGCAGATCGCCGCGGCTTCCGTGACGATCCTGAAAGCGTTCTATGACGAGAATGCCGTGGTGCCCAATCCGGTGCAGCCGGACCCGAAGGATCCGACCAAGCTCATCGCCTATAACGGTCCGCCTCTGACGGTCGGCGGCGAGCTCAACAAGCTCGCCTGGAATTACGGGATTGGTCGCGACTGGGCAGGCATTCACTTCCGCTCCGACTTCTCCTCGTCATTGGCGCTCGGCGAAGAACTCGCCATCAGCATTTTGCGGGACGAGCGGCTCACCTTCCGCGAGCCGTTCGAGGGATTCACCTTCACGCGCTTCGATGGCACCAAGGCCACCGTCTAG
- a CDS encoding SDR family oxidoreductase, with amino-acid sequence MCSPSRNPSSKPTVAFISGGTTGIGAETAKLFQSEGATVVVTGSSERSVESAKAALPGIEVLVADAGNVAATKVLVDQVKARHGRIEVLFVNAGIAKFAPIAQVDEAFYDSQFNINVKGAFFLVKHAIPAIPDGGAIILTASVAGASGGLGGSTVYGSTKAALRSFGRTIAKELTPRGIRVNTISPGPIITPILDKGGITPAQKDSLIEGTKTRIPLGRTGTVAEVAAAALYLAADATYTTGAELFVDGGLIDL; translated from the coding sequence ATGTGCTCTCCCTCGCGAAATCCGTCCTCCAAGCCCACGGTCGCCTTTATCAGCGGAGGCACTACCGGTATCGGTGCGGAGACCGCCAAACTCTTTCAATCCGAAGGCGCAACGGTAGTCGTGACCGGCTCCAGCGAGCGTTCGGTGGAATCCGCCAAGGCGGCACTGCCCGGGATCGAAGTGTTGGTCGCGGACGCCGGGAACGTGGCCGCCACCAAAGTTCTGGTCGACCAGGTCAAAGCCAGACATGGCCGCATCGAAGTTCTTTTCGTCAACGCCGGCATCGCCAAATTCGCCCCGATCGCGCAGGTCGATGAGGCCTTTTACGACAGCCAATTCAATATCAACGTCAAGGGGGCATTCTTCCTCGTCAAGCACGCCATCCCGGCCATTCCTGACGGTGGCGCGATCATCCTGACGGCTTCGGTGGCAGGCGCGAGCGGTGGGCTGGGAGGGAGCACAGTCTATGGTTCGACCAAGGCGGCGCTTCGATCGTTCGGCCGCACGATCGCCAAGGAGCTGACGCCGCGCGGCATCCGGGTCAACACTATCAGCCCCGGTCCGATCATCACGCCAATCCTCGATAAGGGCGGTATTACACCGGCTCAGAAGGACAGCTTAATCGAGGGGACCAAGACCCGCATCCCGCTCGGCCGCACCGGCACCGTCGCCGAGGTCGCCGCAGCAGCCCTCTACCTTGCCGCTGACGCCACCTACACCACTGGCGCCGAACTGTTCGTCGACGGCGGCTTGATTGATTTATAG
- a CDS encoding LysR family transcriptional regulator — translation MRFEGLDLNLLVALDAILEERSVMGASRRLHLSQPAMSAAIGRLRQYFNDEIFTISQRKLMPTPLAQSLEKPTRDILLRIRANLISPPKFDPANSERRFRLVVSDYASIVLMHAVMKRVYRDAPGVCLEILPFSDRVDEQLQRGEVDFVVVPASNLVDGHPSQHLFADEFCCVGWRGNRRIGRSISLRRYLQAGHITAQLGLMGGASFDERALVQLGYRRRIEVIAPNFTAMAAMVIGTDRIATMHHRLAAIFARNFPLKLLRAPIRIPAFREALQWPASFHMDPALVWLREIITDVASEVDRTPAAQMRVG, via the coding sequence ATGCGGTTCGAAGGTCTGGATCTCAATCTCCTGGTCGCTCTCGATGCGATCCTTGAAGAGCGCAGTGTCATGGGAGCCAGTCGGCGCCTTCATCTCAGTCAGCCAGCGATGAGCGCCGCTATCGGAAGATTGCGTCAGTATTTCAATGACGAGATTTTCACGATTTCACAGCGAAAGCTCATGCCAACGCCATTGGCACAATCGCTGGAAAAGCCAACGCGAGACATACTGCTGCGTATCCGGGCCAACTTGATCTCGCCCCCGAAATTCGACCCAGCGAACTCAGAACGGCGTTTTCGGCTGGTCGTTTCCGATTATGCGAGCATCGTATTGATGCATGCCGTGATGAAGCGCGTCTATCGGGATGCGCCGGGCGTTTGCCTCGAAATTCTTCCTTTTAGTGACCGGGTCGATGAGCAGCTTCAGCGAGGAGAGGTCGATTTTGTCGTAGTTCCTGCATCAAATCTCGTTGACGGCCACCCCAGCCAACATTTGTTTGCGGACGAATTCTGCTGCGTCGGCTGGCGAGGAAATCGCCGGATCGGTCGTTCGATCTCGCTCCGGCGTTATCTTCAAGCTGGACATATAACGGCTCAACTCGGGCTTATGGGCGGGGCATCCTTTGATGAACGGGCGCTTGTCCAGCTAGGTTATCGACGTCGTATCGAGGTCATTGCCCCGAACTTTACCGCGATGGCGGCCATGGTGATCGGGACAGACCGTATCGCAACGATGCATCATCGGTTAGCCGCGATCTTTGCGCGAAATTTTCCGTTGAAGCTGCTACGCGCGCCGATCCGCATCCCTGCTTTTCGGGAGGCCCTTCAATGGCCGGCATCGTTTCACATGGATCCCGCACTGGTGTGGTTGCGCGAGATAATAACCGACGTTGCTTCCGAGGTTGACCGGACTCCGGCTGCACAAATGAGGGTTGGATAA